A portion of the Cellulophaga algicola DSM 14237 genome contains these proteins:
- a CDS encoding DUF4280 domain-containing protein, translated as MGVLIQPEDGGTFEYIKDGATMICDKGSAPCQIKATKKVLTHNGVYSCSTIDKNPIVNTIDFAVCSITQKPCKGCISLLEWVDFKKDVFIEGKNALIDKTFINCAMGGKVQFLNSGQ; from the coding sequence ATGGGAGTACTAATACAACCAGAGGACGGCGGAACTTTTGAATATATAAAGGATGGCGCAACAATGATTTGCGACAAAGGAAGTGCGCCTTGCCAAATAAAGGCAACTAAAAAAGTATTGACACACAACGGTGTCTATTCTTGTTCCACCATTGACAAAAACCCAATTGTAAACACCATTGATTTTGCGGTTTGCTCAATTACCCAAAAACCGTGCAAAGGCTGTATCTCACTTTTGGAATGGGTTGATTTTAAAAAAGACGTATTCATTGAAGGGAAAAACGCACTAATTGACAAAACATTCATAAATTGTGCAATGGGTGGCAAAGTCCAATTTTTAAATTCGGGGCAATGA